One Paraglaciecola mesophila genomic region harbors:
- a CDS encoding NAD(P) transhydrogenase subunit alpha — protein sequence MEAIYLLFILLLSIFVGFELIQKVPATLHTPLMSGANAISGITVVGALALAGDETLGEYAMYLGAFAVFLATINVVGGYLVTDRMLAMFKKKQ from the coding sequence ATGGAAGCCATATATTTGCTGTTTATTTTATTGTTGTCGATTTTTGTCGGCTTCGAATTAATCCAAAAAGTTCCTGCCACTTTGCATACACCGTTAATGTCTGGGGCGAACGCGATTTCTGGGATAACAGTGGTCGGTGCTTTGGCCTTAGCAGGGGATGAGACGCTGGGTGAATATGCAATGTATTTAGGTGCATTTGCCGTATTTTTAGCGACGATTAACGTTGTGGGTGGCTATTTAGTGACCGACAGAATGTTAGCCATGTTCAAGAAAAAGCAGTAG
- a CDS encoding NAD(P) transhydrogenase subunit alpha gives MPTIAFPAEMKAGEKRCSLLPVNVKAYKLLGADVLIESGLGQHIHVTDEEYIEAGARVSSTRDELLASGDIVLSLHKLSEGDVTHVKQDALVVSYLDPFNEPSFVDTLCNKGLTSISMEMIPRISRCQKMDALSSQASLAGYVMVMQAVNTLANVLPMMMTPAGTLKPAKVFIIGAGVAGLQAIATAKRLGASVTAFDTRTVVAEQVRSLGAKFLDIDLGETGETGQGYAQALTPEQMQIQQREQAKCIADSDIVITTAQLFGRKPPVLIKQDTIASMRPGSVIVDMAAETGGNVEGSVSGETVSIHNVNVIGTGAWANGVAKHATQMYASNLYNLISEFWSKDDNRFALDIEDEVQSGCIITYQGKVVNKMISDFYAAQKQTTNDGVA, from the coding sequence ATGCCTACTATTGCATTTCCGGCTGAAATGAAAGCGGGCGAGAAGCGTTGTTCGCTTTTACCCGTTAACGTAAAGGCATACAAATTACTGGGTGCAGATGTACTGATTGAATCTGGCTTGGGTCAGCACATTCATGTAACGGACGAAGAATACATCGAGGCGGGAGCCCGCGTATCATCAACGCGTGACGAGCTACTTGCTTCAGGCGATATTGTGCTAAGTCTGCATAAATTGAGTGAAGGCGATGTTACTCATGTCAAACAAGATGCTTTGGTGGTTAGCTACCTTGATCCATTTAATGAACCTAGCTTTGTCGACACGCTTTGTAATAAAGGCTTGACCAGCATCAGCATGGAGATGATCCCCAGAATCAGCCGTTGCCAGAAAATGGATGCCCTTAGTTCTCAGGCAAGTTTGGCCGGTTATGTCATGGTAATGCAGGCTGTGAACACGCTGGCTAATGTGCTTCCTATGATGATGACGCCAGCGGGTACGTTGAAGCCTGCAAAAGTATTTATCATTGGTGCAGGAGTGGCAGGTTTGCAAGCCATCGCGACTGCTAAACGACTAGGTGCTAGTGTTACCGCGTTCGATACACGTACCGTGGTTGCTGAGCAAGTGCGTTCATTAGGTGCGAAGTTTTTAGACATCGATTTGGGCGAAACAGGTGAGACAGGGCAAGGTTATGCACAAGCACTGACACCAGAACAAATGCAAATACAGCAGCGTGAACAGGCAAAATGTATTGCCGATTCAGATATTGTGATCACAACCGCTCAGCTATTTGGTCGTAAACCGCCCGTGCTTATCAAGCAAGATACAATAGCCTCAATGCGTCCTGGCAGCGTAATTGTCGATATGGCAGCAGAAACAGGCGGTAACGTTGAAGGCAGCGTATCGGGAGAAACGGTTAGCATTCACAACGTGAATGTTATAGGCACAGGTGCATGGGCAAATGGTGTGGCAAAACACGCAACCCAAATGTATGCCAGCAACTTATACAATTTGATCAGCGAATTTTGGTCAAAAGACGATAACCGCTTCGCGTTGGATATCGAAGATGAGGTGCAATCAGGTTGTATTATTACCTATCAAGGAAAGGTCGTTAACAAGATGATTAGCGATTTTTATGCCGCACAAAAACAAACTACAAACGACGGGGTAGCGTGA
- a CDS encoding FAD-dependent monooxygenase, whose amino-acid sequence MSRKIIIAGAGIGGLSAALALNLAGFDVHVLEQSDALAEVGAGIQLSPNAMHVMQKLGLSENVLSRGFLPTSATMRHFRTAKEYLRMPLGNVIEKKFGAPYVHIHRADLHRVLHQAALSRGVQISVNTRVKRYQNLQIEGVNQVQVHLEDGREMIAAALIGADGIRSAVKKQMLPLASVEFTGQVAWRGTIDAQKVPRNLVKPEANLWVGPGAHLVSYYVRGGKEINVIAVQEQSRWTDTRWSVPGDVKVLRAAFGNWHSDVTQLLSKVEECFLWGLFASRPLDTWVDGHVALLGDACHPMLPFVAQGAAMAIEDSACLGQALSSNESINSGLSVYQSRRYARVTKVQRMAAKNASIYHMQGVSSRAKLLALKAVNSLSSDISALPMSYVYRYKV is encoded by the coding sequence ATGTCGAGAAAGATAATTATTGCTGGTGCGGGAATTGGAGGGCTCAGCGCTGCGCTGGCACTAAATTTAGCAGGTTTTGACGTGCATGTACTTGAGCAAAGCGATGCACTGGCGGAAGTCGGAGCCGGTATTCAATTAAGTCCTAATGCGATGCATGTTATGCAAAAGCTTGGTTTAAGTGAGAATGTTTTATCACGAGGCTTTTTACCCACAAGCGCTACGATGCGCCATTTTCGAACAGCAAAAGAATATCTGCGTATGCCATTAGGCAATGTCATCGAGAAAAAATTTGGTGCCCCTTATGTACACATTCATCGTGCTGATTTACATCGAGTTTTACACCAAGCAGCCTTATCTAGGGGGGTTCAGATTAGCGTCAATACCCGCGTTAAGCGTTACCAAAACCTACAGATAGAAGGCGTGAATCAGGTTCAAGTTCATCTAGAAGACGGCCGCGAAATGATCGCGGCTGCTTTGATTGGGGCTGATGGAATTCGCTCTGCTGTAAAGAAGCAAATGTTGCCGCTCGCTAGTGTGGAGTTTACAGGGCAAGTAGCATGGCGTGGCACGATCGATGCGCAAAAGGTGCCTCGTAACTTGGTCAAGCCCGAGGCTAATTTATGGGTGGGCCCAGGTGCTCACTTAGTCAGTTACTATGTTCGAGGAGGCAAAGAAATTAATGTGATTGCTGTTCAAGAACAATCACGATGGACCGATACACGCTGGAGCGTTCCAGGGGATGTCAAAGTACTGCGTGCCGCGTTTGGTAACTGGCACTCAGATGTGACGCAACTACTGAGCAAAGTAGAAGAGTGTTTTTTATGGGGATTATTTGCAAGCCGGCCATTGGATACTTGGGTTGACGGTCACGTTGCTTTGCTCGGTGATGCTTGTCACCCAATGCTACCCTTTGTTGCTCAAGGTGCAGCAATGGCTATTGAGGATAGCGCGTGTCTAGGACAAGCGTTGTCCAGTAATGAGAGCATTAATAGTGGATTATCAGTTTACCAATCTAGACGTTATGCAAGAGTGACCAAAGTACAAAGAATGGCCGCTAAAAATGCCAGTATTTATCATATGCAGGGGGTGAGCTCTCGGGCCAAGCTGCTGGCATTGAAGGCTGTGAATAGCTTATCTTCAGACATTTCAGCGTTACCCATGTCATATGTGTACCGTTACAAAGTGTAA
- a CDS encoding polysaccharide lyase 6 family protein, whose translation MRANFQLSSLARPVYLLLAFLACGNAYAVDLLVKTPEAYEQALKNAKPGDDIILADGTWHNFEILFEAKGNENKPITLRGQTPGKVFLTGQSNLRLAGEHLIVSGLVFKDGYTPTGEVIAFRRNKDVLANHSRVTQVVIDNFSNPEKFEQDSWVMIYGRHNRFDHNHLVGKRNKGVTMAVRLTTESSQQNHHRIDHNYFGPRPILGSNGGETLRIGTSHHSLTDSFTLVENNYFDRCNGEVEIISNKSGKNSIRNNVFFESRGTLTLRHGNGNIVENNVFFGNGVDHTGGIRVINRDQIIRNNYLEGLTGYRFGSGLTVMNGVPNSKINRYHQVDNALIENNTLVNVAHIQFAAGSDKERSAVPINSHMNHNLIVNEQGTDGITAFDDISGIKFADNLVNQEATLSIDKGFKQANITMQRNDNGLLYPKAKAQQKYGVGAQLKPITKDEVGVSWYQKVEPDVAFGSGKHISVSPGDNTLFDAIALAETGDVLVLQGGEYWVSKILSLDKTLTIRAQEKGTAVIFPQRSTLIEINNNGNLTLDGVLVDGTNAPDAAGNTLIRTTRLPMQRNYRLSIKNSTFENLDINHSYHFFDAGNRSFADYIQVTNSHFAHITGDLFRLDKETDDLGIYNVEYLTIEDSTVMDLEGAIAKVYRGGTDESTFGPHVVLNNNTLSEIGKGKRNKSAASLILHGTQVNKMTMNEFKSSAPIIFELTVGEPKTWVTGNVFEGTPEPVVRDLFPLSGATTTISDNTIL comes from the coding sequence ATGCGCGCAAATTTTCAATTATCTTCTTTGGCTCGTCCGGTATATTTATTACTTGCGTTTCTAGCTTGCGGGAATGCTTACGCAGTGGATTTACTTGTCAAAACACCAGAAGCCTACGAGCAGGCATTAAAAAATGCAAAACCGGGGGATGACATCATATTAGCGGACGGTACGTGGCATAATTTTGAAATACTGTTTGAGGCGAAAGGAAACGAAAACAAGCCTATAACCCTACGCGGTCAAACTCCAGGTAAGGTATTTCTTACGGGACAATCTAACTTACGCTTGGCAGGAGAGCATCTTATCGTTAGTGGCCTAGTCTTCAAAGATGGTTACACCCCCACTGGGGAAGTGATCGCGTTTCGTCGTAATAAAGACGTGTTAGCCAATCACAGCCGAGTGACGCAAGTGGTGATTGATAACTTCAGCAACCCAGAAAAATTTGAGCAAGACAGCTGGGTGATGATATATGGCAGACATAACCGTTTTGATCATAATCACTTAGTGGGTAAACGTAACAAAGGCGTGACAATGGCGGTACGCTTAACGACAGAATCGAGCCAGCAGAATCACCATCGAATCGATCATAACTATTTTGGCCCGAGACCCATTTTAGGCTCCAATGGTGGCGAAACGTTGCGCATAGGCACCAGTCATCATTCTCTCACTGACTCGTTTACCTTAGTCGAAAATAATTACTTTGATCGTTGTAACGGCGAAGTCGAAATCATTTCAAATAAATCCGGTAAAAATAGTATTCGCAACAATGTGTTTTTTGAATCACGCGGCACGCTCACACTAAGACACGGTAACGGCAATATTGTTGAGAATAATGTGTTTTTTGGTAATGGCGTTGACCATACAGGCGGGATCCGAGTGATTAATCGAGATCAAATTATTCGCAATAACTACCTAGAAGGATTAACCGGTTATCGTTTTGGCAGTGGTTTAACGGTAATGAACGGCGTACCTAATTCAAAAATTAACCGCTATCACCAAGTAGATAATGCTCTGATTGAAAACAATACCTTGGTGAATGTGGCGCATATACAATTTGCAGCTGGCAGTGATAAAGAGCGCTCCGCTGTGCCGATTAACTCTCACATGAATCACAACTTGATTGTGAATGAGCAGGGCACGGATGGCATCACTGCTTTTGATGATATCAGTGGAATCAAATTTGCGGATAATCTAGTTAATCAAGAAGCTACATTGAGTATCGATAAGGGGTTCAAGCAAGCCAATATCACAATGCAGCGCAATGACAATGGTTTGTTATATCCCAAAGCTAAGGCGCAACAAAAGTATGGTGTCGGTGCACAGCTCAAGCCTATTACTAAGGATGAGGTAGGCGTGAGTTGGTATCAAAAAGTTGAGCCTGATGTCGCCTTTGGCTCAGGTAAGCACATTTCTGTCTCGCCCGGCGACAACACCTTGTTTGATGCTATTGCTTTAGCTGAGACAGGTGATGTGCTGGTATTACAAGGGGGGGAATATTGGGTTTCAAAAATACTGAGCTTAGATAAAACCTTAACTATTCGCGCACAAGAAAAAGGTACGGCTGTGATTTTCCCCCAGCGCTCTACCTTGATTGAAATTAACAACAACGGCAATTTGACCTTAGACGGGGTCTTGGTTGATGGCACAAATGCACCTGATGCTGCAGGCAATACGCTCATTCGTACTACGCGGTTACCGATGCAGCGCAATTATCGCTTATCGATTAAAAACAGCACGTTTGAGAACTTAGACATTAATCATTCTTACCACTTTTTCGATGCAGGCAATCGCAGTTTTGCCGACTACATTCAAGTGACTAATAGCCATTTTGCTCATATTACCGGTGACTTATTCCGCCTAGACAAGGAGACGGATGATCTGGGTATCTACAATGTTGAATATCTCACCATTGAGGATTCCACAGTAATGGATCTTGAAGGGGCGATAGCGAAGGTTTATCGAGGTGGAACAGATGAAAGCACCTTTGGCCCTCATGTTGTGCTAAACAACAACACATTAAGTGAAATTGGCAAAGGTAAGCGTAATAAAAGCGCTGCGAGCTTGATTTTACATGGCACTCAAGTGAATAAAATGACGATGAATGAATTTAAAAGTTCAGCGCCTATCATTTTTGAACTCACCGTTGGTGAGCCAAAGACTTGGGTAACCGGTAATGTGTTTGAGGGAACGCCTGAGCCTGTCGTCAGAGATCTATTTCCACTTAGTGGGGCAACGACAACAATAAGCGACAATACAATCCTTTAA
- a CDS encoding MFS transporter, whose protein sequence is MKMKNLRWWVIALIALATVINYIDRQALSVLWPYMGSEIYPEKNADELKQVLGTVSVVFLFSYAIGQAVFGKIFDWIGTRLGFVLSIGVWSLATALHAFAQGVLTFSFFRSILGIAEAGNWPGAAKANAEWFPSKERALAQGIFNSGAAIGGIISVPLIAYLALFFSWKVIFVLIGLIGLLWLIPWLVLVKAPPIKHPWITDEERDYILSGQKSVSNEIGEVDEYVPSYGEMLGRKESWGVIIATAAIDPIWWLFIVWIPTYLVEVYNMDVKGLAIIGWVPYVGAMFGAWFGGLLSQNRIKAGWSVNKTRKTVIVLGCLIMLPALLMLANPGSANSAVLIMGAILFGFQTSIGSIQTLPSDMLGKGSVGSLAGFSGMAAKFSAAGLTAIVPILTAGANYHNVFILGAALATIVMLSILFLCPKIEPLKSKK, encoded by the coding sequence ATGAAAATGAAAAATTTACGTTGGTGGGTTATTGCTTTAATCGCATTGGCAACAGTGATTAATTACATTGACCGTCAAGCACTTAGTGTTCTATGGCCTTATATGGGTAGTGAAATTTATCCAGAGAAAAACGCCGATGAACTTAAACAGGTTTTAGGGACAGTGAGCGTAGTATTTTTATTCTCTTATGCAATAGGTCAGGCCGTTTTCGGTAAAATATTTGACTGGATTGGTACCCGATTAGGTTTTGTTTTGTCTATTGGGGTCTGGTCTTTGGCCACTGCATTACATGCTTTTGCTCAAGGAGTTTTAACGTTTAGTTTTTTCCGTTCAATTCTTGGTATAGCGGAAGCTGGAAATTGGCCTGGAGCTGCAAAAGCTAATGCCGAATGGTTTCCAAGTAAAGAGCGTGCGCTAGCACAAGGTATTTTCAATTCGGGGGCAGCAATCGGCGGTATTATTTCTGTTCCATTAATTGCTTACTTAGCATTATTCTTCAGTTGGAAGGTTATTTTTGTACTCATAGGTTTAATCGGACTTTTATGGTTAATACCGTGGTTAGTACTAGTTAAAGCACCACCTATAAAGCACCCTTGGATAACTGACGAGGAGCGGGACTATATCTTGTCAGGCCAAAAATCTGTTAGTAACGAGATCGGCGAAGTAGATGAATATGTACCAAGCTATGGTGAAATGTTAGGTCGTAAAGAAAGCTGGGGCGTAATTATTGCGACTGCCGCAATTGACCCAATTTGGTGGTTGTTTATTGTTTGGATACCGACCTACTTAGTAGAAGTTTATAATATGGATGTTAAAGGGTTAGCAATCATAGGGTGGGTTCCTTATGTAGGCGCTATGTTCGGGGCTTGGTTTGGCGGTTTACTATCTCAAAACAGAATTAAAGCAGGTTGGAGTGTGAATAAAACACGTAAAACCGTAATAGTGCTTGGGTGTCTTATAATGCTGCCAGCATTATTAATGCTAGCTAACCCAGGTAGTGCCAACTCTGCCGTTCTTATTATGGGCGCTATATTATTTGGTTTCCAAACTTCGATTGGTAGCATTCAAACGTTACCGAGCGATATGTTAGGTAAAGGTAGCGTTGGCTCGTTAGCTGGTTTCTCGGGCATGGCCGCTAAGTTTTCAGCAGCAGGTTTAACAGCAATAGTTCCAATTCTGACTGCTGGTGCAAACTACCATAACGTATTCATCCTTGGCGCTGCTCTGGCCACTATTGTAATGCTAAGTATCTTATTCCTTTGCCCTAAAATAGAGCCGCTAAAAAGTAAAAAATAG
- a CDS encoding FadR/GntR family transcriptional regulator → MKSRRLFWNIVEKIEQLIESGLYQPGSRLPPERELAETFDVSRPTIREAIIALEVRERVEVKTGSGVYVLENKNAPKQLHSISAFELTQARALVEGEAAALAATTITDEELRDLKSTLDAMEQEENPEHADRDFHMIISRATRNNAILLAVENLWQVRDTNVEVKAAYKGVCSQSSSKRLHEHTVIYQALKKRDTQAARAAMHQHFNRLINALFEAKEAQALEEVRRQTIETRGLYSLSHVIREA, encoded by the coding sequence ATGAAGAGTCGTCGATTATTCTGGAATATAGTCGAAAAAATAGAGCAACTTATTGAATCTGGGTTGTATCAACCCGGTAGTCGCTTACCTCCAGAACGCGAATTAGCTGAAACGTTCGACGTGAGCCGCCCCACTATTCGCGAAGCAATTATTGCCCTCGAAGTAAGGGAAAGAGTAGAAGTAAAGACAGGCTCAGGCGTATACGTATTAGAAAACAAAAATGCACCTAAGCAATTACACAGCATCAGTGCATTTGAGCTCACTCAAGCCCGCGCGCTAGTAGAAGGCGAAGCTGCTGCACTTGCGGCAACGACTATCACTGACGAGGAGTTACGTGATTTAAAAAGTACCCTTGATGCGATGGAGCAAGAAGAGAACCCCGAACACGCTGATCGTGACTTCCATATGATTATTTCTCGCGCAACACGTAATAACGCCATATTACTAGCTGTAGAAAACCTATGGCAGGTTCGAGACACCAACGTTGAGGTTAAAGCCGCTTATAAAGGCGTCTGTAGTCAAAGTAGCTCTAAGCGTTTACATGAGCATACTGTTATATACCAAGCGTTGAAGAAACGTGATACTCAGGCTGCTCGCGCCGCGATGCATCAACACTTTAACCGCTTGATTAACGCGCTATTTGAAGCAAAAGAAGCACAAGCCTTGGAGGAGGTTCGCCGTCAAACGATAGAAACCCGAGGTTTATATTCGTTATCTCATGTCATTCGTGAGGCATAG
- a CDS encoding SDR family NAD(P)-dependent oxidoreductase encodes MTMKGKVAIVAGGGRDIGRACALELAGRGADVVITYLASEATAQSAVEEIQKLGVRAVAVKADLTQQQDVDACVQSTVEQFGKVDCLVHVSGGLVERVKVADMSLSHFHKVMDLNLTSLFMMTHACIPHMPKGSSIVTLASQAGRDGGGGGAAIYATSKGAVMTFARGLAKELGPDIRVNGVCPGMISTGFHDTFTPDAVREKVAGSTALQREGSSEEVAKLVAFLASDEASYMTGTNVDINGGMLFS; translated from the coding sequence ATGACAATGAAAGGCAAAGTAGCCATAGTGGCAGGCGGTGGACGTGATATTGGTCGCGCTTGTGCATTAGAATTGGCCGGCCGTGGCGCAGATGTAGTGATTACTTATCTTGCCAGTGAAGCTACCGCACAAAGTGCAGTTGAAGAAATCCAAAAGCTTGGTGTGCGTGCAGTTGCAGTGAAAGCTGACTTAACACAACAACAAGATGTAGATGCATGTGTGCAAAGTACGGTAGAGCAGTTTGGTAAAGTCGACTGTTTGGTACATGTATCTGGTGGTTTAGTTGAGCGTGTGAAAGTAGCAGATATGAGTTTAAGCCATTTCCACAAAGTAATGGATTTGAACCTAACATCGTTATTCATGATGACTCATGCATGTATACCACACATGCCAAAAGGCAGCAGCATTGTAACGCTTGCGTCTCAAGCTGGTCGTGATGGCGGCGGCGGTGGAGCGGCGATTTATGCCACTTCAAAAGGTGCAGTCATGACCTTTGCTCGCGGACTAGCTAAAGAGCTTGGTCCTGATATTCGCGTTAACGGTGTATGCCCAGGCATGATCAGCACGGGTTTCCACGATACATTTACCCCAGATGCAGTACGTGAAAAAGTAGCAGGTTCTACTGCGCTTCAACGTGAAGGTAGTTCAGAAGAAGTGGCTAAATTAGTGGCGTTCTTGGCGTCTGATGAAGCTTCATATATGACAGGTACTAACGTTGATATTAACGGTGGTATGTTGTTCTCATAA
- a CDS encoding zinc transporter ZntB has product MQQHQELSFNQRDSFLWAYHFSNGIGKPIEPKGLKSLDGPPGFFWIHLQSDSVDAEQTMEELGLSKSVADSLLALETRPKTLPLEGGLVVYLRGINTNPEADPEDMVSLRLWLTDSGVVSTRRRDRKLYSVQDVKNDIDQGIMVASIGDLLLEIIERVVDRISEMVDILDEELVDFETSESMDVKARQRLSIVRRQAASIRRYLAPQRDALDALYRSNKYLSQEQAFTLREQIDRTIRYVEDLDLARERAIVLQDEVRNRIADRQGMVMYVLSLVTAIFLPLSFLTGVFGMNVGGLPGIDNPEAFNQLTLAMLGVAVLLGGFMLWKRWF; this is encoded by the coding sequence ATGCAGCAGCATCAAGAACTGTCCTTTAATCAACGTGATAGCTTTTTGTGGGCATACCATTTTTCAAACGGTATTGGAAAGCCGATTGAGCCAAAAGGATTAAAGAGCCTCGATGGACCGCCTGGATTTTTCTGGATCCATCTACAATCTGATTCAGTTGACGCTGAGCAAACCATGGAAGAGTTGGGCTTATCAAAATCAGTCGCTGATTCGCTGCTCGCGCTAGAAACGCGTCCGAAAACGTTGCCACTCGAGGGTGGGCTAGTGGTCTATTTACGTGGTATCAATACCAACCCAGAGGCTGATCCTGAAGATATGGTGTCGTTACGGTTATGGCTTACAGATTCAGGGGTTGTGTCCACTCGGCGCAGAGATAGAAAACTATACTCAGTGCAAGATGTAAAAAATGACATTGACCAGGGCATTATGGTCGCAAGTATCGGTGACTTACTATTAGAAATTATCGAGCGGGTGGTCGATCGGATCAGTGAAATGGTTGATATTTTGGACGAGGAACTGGTAGATTTTGAAACCTCTGAATCCATGGATGTTAAAGCGCGTCAACGTTTGTCTATTGTACGTCGTCAAGCAGCATCAATTCGTCGCTATCTTGCCCCCCAGCGCGATGCATTGGACGCGCTTTATCGTAGCAATAAGTATTTATCTCAGGAGCAGGCATTTACCCTTAGAGAGCAAATAGATAGAACGATACGTTATGTAGAAGACTTAGATCTGGCAAGAGAGCGCGCCATTGTATTGCAAGACGAAGTTCGCAACCGAATTGCTGACCGTCAAGGCATGGTGATGTACGTACTTTCACTGGTGACAGCTATTTTTTTGCCACTTTCATTTCTTACTGGTGTGTTTGGTATGAATGTAGGTGGGCTACCCGGTATAGACAACCCCGAAGCGTTTAATCAATTAACTCTCGCTATGTTAGGGGTTGCCGTATTATTAGGTGGTTTTATGCTTTGGAAACGCTGGTTTTGA
- a CDS encoding sugar kinase, whose amino-acid sequence MQKVVLIGECMLELREGKNGVMHQSFAGDAYNTAVYQKRAFPEQDVSFMSALGRDVVSDKLFKHCEQASLNNQYLTRKSEQNPGVYLVQTDEHGERSFLYWRENSAARQIMRYIDNDMIETMLDSELVFFSGISLAVIHSDDRPAFWAMLKRLKESGVKLAFDPNYRPRLWASPEEAQQQFHYAYELTDILLPGIDDFAQLYDLTQLSEILEFCQPYDIHELVIKNGANSVYCQLGSNLIHLPIAPVKNVVDTTSAGDSFNGVYLGARLAGKEIEHAVSLASKAAAIVIQYPGAITPESDFIERLNQP is encoded by the coding sequence ATGCAAAAAGTAGTGTTGATTGGTGAGTGCATGTTGGAATTGCGCGAAGGAAAAAATGGGGTAATGCATCAATCATTTGCTGGTGATGCCTACAATACTGCTGTTTATCAAAAGCGCGCTTTCCCTGAGCAAGATGTAAGCTTTATGAGCGCTCTTGGTCGTGACGTAGTGAGTGATAAACTGTTCAAGCATTGCGAGCAGGCTTCATTAAATAATCAGTACCTAACGCGTAAAAGTGAGCAAAACCCTGGGGTTTATTTAGTTCAAACCGACGAGCATGGAGAACGCTCCTTCCTTTATTGGCGTGAAAACTCTGCCGCTAGGCAAATCATGCGTTATATCGACAACGACATGATAGAAACCATGCTCGACAGTGAACTCGTGTTCTTTTCAGGCATTTCGTTAGCTGTTATTCACTCAGATGATCGCCCCGCATTTTGGGCTATGCTCAAGCGCTTGAAAGAAAGTGGGGTTAAACTGGCGTTTGATCCTAACTATCGTCCCCGCTTATGGGCGTCACCAGAAGAAGCTCAACAGCAGTTTCACTATGCGTATGAGCTTACTGACATTTTACTTCCTGGTATTGATGACTTCGCGCAACTTTATGATTTAACGCAGCTCAGCGAGATCCTAGAATTTTGCCAACCTTATGATATTCATGAATTAGTCATAAAAAATGGTGCTAACAGCGTCTATTGCCAGCTAGGCAGTAACCTTATTCATTTGCCCATCGCACCGGTGAAAAATGTTGTAGATACCACCTCAGCAGGGGACTCATTCAACGGTGTTTACTTAGGAGCACGATTAGCTGGAAAGGAGATAGAGCACGCAGTGAGCCTGGCTTCAAAAGCAGCTGCTATCGTGATTCAGTATCCAGGGGCGATCACCCCTGAGTCAGATTTTATTGAGCGTCTTAATCAACCATAG